The following are encoded together in the Xanthobacter autotrophicus Py2 genome:
- a CDS encoding conserved hypothetical protein (KEGG: rpb:RPB_0318 hypothetical protein) yields the protein MRAPIADPLAFIRAETRLNPVPLVPEISLHVADEAVPLWQRTEEELGEMGLPPPFWAFAWAGGQALARHVLDHPEAVAGRTVLDFASGSGLVGIAAMKAGAAAVTCADIDPFARAAIGLNGQANGVVLTAAEQDLIGTDEGWDTVLAGDIAYEKDLSARVFDWLLALSARGATVLIGDPGRTYLPKDRLEHLAEYSVPVTRELEDMEIKRTSVWRPREG from the coding sequence GTGAGAGCGCCCATCGCCGACCCGCTCGCCTTCATCCGCGCCGAAACCCGCCTCAACCCGGTGCCGCTGGTGCCGGAAATCTCGCTCCATGTGGCCGACGAGGCCGTGCCCCTCTGGCAGCGCACCGAGGAGGAACTGGGCGAGATGGGCCTGCCGCCGCCGTTCTGGGCCTTCGCCTGGGCCGGCGGGCAGGCGCTGGCCCGCCACGTGCTCGACCATCCCGAAGCGGTGGCGGGCCGGACCGTGCTGGATTTCGCCTCCGGCTCCGGCCTCGTGGGCATCGCCGCCATGAAGGCGGGGGCGGCGGCCGTCACCTGCGCCGACATCGACCCGTTCGCCCGCGCCGCCATCGGTCTCAACGGGCAGGCCAACGGCGTGGTGCTCACCGCCGCTGAGCAGGACCTCATCGGCACGGACGAAGGCTGGGATACCGTGCTCGCCGGCGATATCGCCTATGAGAAGGACCTCTCCGCGCGGGTGTTCGACTGGCTGCTGGCCCTCAGCGCGCGCGGCGCCACCGTGCTCATCGGCGATCCCGGCCGCACCTATTTGCCGAAGGACCGGCTGGAGCATCTCGCCGAATACAGCGTGCCGGTGACCCGGGAGCTGGAGGACATGGAGATCAAGCGCACCAGCGTCTGGCGCCCCAGAGAGGGTTAA
- a CDS encoding protein of unknown function DUF55 (PFAM: protein of unknown function DUF55~KEGG: rpd:RPD_0472 protein of unknown function DUF589) — protein MHLPTHLPSREGRGKPAPSLRNTSFAMAHWLYKSEPFKWSWDMQVKAGAKGTHWDGVRNHLAKQQLLAMKKGDRGFFYHSNEGKEIVGIVEVIKEAYPDPSDPSGKFFMVDIKAVKPLKTPVTLAAVKAEPRLQEMALIKFSRLSVQPVSDEEWDIVCGMGGV, from the coding sequence ATGCACTTGCCAACACACTTGCCAAGCCGGGAGGGAAGAGGCAAACCCGCACCATCATTGCGAAACACGAGCTTTGCCATGGCCCATTGGCTCTATAAGTCCGAACCCTTCAAATGGTCGTGGGACATGCAGGTAAAGGCCGGCGCCAAGGGCACCCACTGGGACGGGGTGCGCAACCACCTCGCCAAGCAGCAGCTGCTGGCCATGAAGAAGGGCGACCGGGGCTTCTTCTACCATTCCAACGAGGGCAAGGAGATCGTCGGCATCGTGGAGGTCATCAAGGAGGCCTATCCCGACCCCTCCGACCCCTCCGGCAAATTCTTCATGGTGGACATCAAGGCGGTGAAGCCGCTGAAGACCCCGGTGACGCTCGCCGCCGTCAAGGCCGAGCCTAGGCTTCAGGAGATGGCGCTCATCAAGTTCTCCCGCCTGTCGGTGCAGCCGGTGAGCGACGAGGAATGGGACATCGTCTGCGGGATGGGCGGGGTGTGA
- a CDS encoding Antibiotic biosynthesis monooxygenase (PFAM: Antibiotic biosynthesis monooxygenase~KEGG: rme:Rmet_4862 antibiotic biosynthesis monooxygenase), with the protein MVYEIATLDIKEGSEAAFEAGVKEAAPFFQKSRGCRGLSLQRSVESPSRYYLVVTWDTVEDHMVHFRNSPEFQEWRRLASPHFANPPSVEHTSVVGTFF; encoded by the coding sequence ATGGTCTATGAGATCGCCACGCTGGACATCAAGGAAGGCTCGGAAGCCGCCTTCGAGGCCGGAGTGAAGGAAGCTGCCCCCTTCTTCCAGAAGTCGCGCGGCTGCCGCGGCCTGTCGCTGCAGCGCTCGGTGGAATCGCCCAGCCGCTATTATCTCGTGGTGACCTGGGACACGGTGGAAGACCACATGGTCCACTTCCGCAACTCGCCCGAGTTCCAGGAATGGCGCCGCCTCGCCAGCCCCCATTTCGCCAACCCGCCGTCGGTGGAGCACACCAGCGTGGTCGGCACCTTCTTCTAA
- a CDS encoding protein of unknown function UPF0153 (PFAM: protein of unknown function UPF0153~KEGG: mca:MCA0219 hypothetical protein), translating into MAIASEGQAEDGREEAGPALFFRAQHEAFGTTLAANKGAPNLLDRIWMQAFSSYEHNVAEQTRDLPPLACRKGCGTCCRIQVVATAPEVLMVARYVRAMADGFRKVGIDLPARLAAAAAIAPEAAGTMALGRECPFLVEGICVIYPVRPLACRGHVSFNEEACVAALEGEADEVPVSESHRTVRALVQGALQSALRDTGHPWALYDLVAALRIALERPDAEAAFAAGTDVFEPAMIDHVSREEMARTFDRLKV; encoded by the coding sequence GTGGCGATCGCTTCTGAGGGGCAGGCGGAGGATGGGCGCGAAGAGGCCGGGCCGGCCCTGTTTTTCCGCGCCCAGCACGAAGCCTTCGGCACCACGCTCGCTGCCAACAAGGGCGCGCCAAATCTGCTCGACCGCATCTGGATGCAGGCCTTTTCCAGCTACGAGCACAATGTGGCGGAGCAGACCCGGGACCTGCCGCCGCTGGCCTGCCGCAAGGGGTGCGGCACCTGCTGCCGGATCCAGGTGGTGGCCACCGCGCCCGAGGTGCTGATGGTGGCGCGCTACGTGCGGGCCATGGCGGACGGCTTCCGCAAGGTGGGCATCGATCTGCCCGCGCGCCTCGCCGCCGCCGCCGCCATCGCGCCGGAGGCCGCCGGCACCATGGCGCTGGGGCGCGAATGCCCGTTTCTCGTGGAAGGCATCTGCGTGATCTATCCGGTGCGCCCGCTGGCGTGCCGGGGCCACGTCTCCTTCAACGAGGAGGCCTGCGTCGCCGCGCTGGAAGGGGAGGCCGACGAGGTTCCGGTCTCCGAATCCCATCGCACCGTGCGGGCGCTGGTGCAGGGCGCGCTGCAATCGGCGCTGCGCGACACCGGCCACCCGTGGGCGCTCTATGATCTGGTGGCGGCGCTGCGGATCGCCCTGGAGCGGCCTGATGCAGAGGCGGCCTTCGCCGCCGGCACGGACGTGTTCGAGCCCGCCATGATCGACCATGTGAGCCGCGAGGAGATGGCGCGCACCTTCGACCGGCTGAAGGTGTGA
- a CDS encoding cytidylate kinase (TIGRFAM: cytidylate kinase~PFAM: cytidylate kinase region~KEGG: cytidylate kinase) yields the protein MVIAIDGPAASGKGTLARRLAAYYGLPHLDTGLLYRAVGAIVLAQGQLQDEAASVEAARTLDVATLDPEALRTAELGEAASVVAARGGVRAALLDLQHRFAAQPGGAVLDGRDIGTVICPKAQAKLFVTASPEVRAERRHRELIGRGEDVAYETVLADIRKRDERDSARAAAPLVQADDAVLLDTSALDIAQAFAAALAIVEARRAGR from the coding sequence GTGGTCATCGCCATCGACGGGCCGGCGGCCTCCGGCAAGGGCACGCTGGCCCGCCGGCTCGCCGCTTATTACGGCCTGCCCCACCTCGACACCGGCCTGCTCTACCGGGCCGTGGGCGCCATCGTGCTGGCGCAGGGGCAGCTTCAGGACGAAGCGGCCTCGGTGGAGGCGGCGCGGACGCTGGACGTGGCCACGCTCGATCCCGAGGCCCTGCGCACGGCGGAGCTGGGCGAGGCGGCTTCGGTGGTGGCGGCGCGCGGCGGCGTGCGCGCCGCGCTGCTGGATCTCCAGCACCGATTCGCCGCCCAGCCCGGCGGTGCGGTACTGGACGGGCGGGACATCGGCACCGTCATTTGTCCAAAGGCACAGGCCAAGCTGTTCGTCACCGCCTCGCCGGAGGTGCGCGCCGAGCGGCGCCACCGCGAATTGATCGGGCGGGGCGAGGACGTGGCCTACGAGACGGTTCTGGCAGACATCCGCAAGCGCGACGAGCGTGATTCGGCCCGCGCCGCAGCCCCGCTGGTGCAGGCGGACGACGCGGTTCTGCTCGATACCTCGGCGCTGGATATCGCCCAGGCGTTCGCGGCAGCCCTCGCCATCGTGGAGGCGCGACGGGCCGGGCGGTGA
- a CDS encoding 3-phosphoshikimate 1-carboxyvinyltransferase (TIGRFAM: 3-phosphoshikimate 1-carboxyvinyltransferase~PFAM: EPSP synthase (3-phosphoshikimate 1-carboxyvinyltransferase)~KEGG: rpc:RPC_0400 3-phosphoshikimate 1-carboxyvinyltransferase), with amino-acid sequence MSATRSAAPASGHGDGPAQPATALRSPALTGRVRVPGDKSVSHRALIFGLFAEGITRITGLLEGEDVLNTAKACAALGARVTRRGPGEWEVEGAGADGLSSPAAPLDFGNSGTGVRLMMGAVAGQDVTATFDGDASLRRRPMKRVLDPLTAMGVEIVDSAEGGRLPLTLKGSDRTKAITYETPMPSAQVKSAVLLAGLGAAGETVVIEREATRDHTERMLAHFGADVRVEPHGAHGRRIALKGRPTLVAAPVDVPADPSSAAFPLVAALIVPGSDVTLTDVMMNPLRTGLITTLLEMGASIEVVAERTEGGERVADLRVRHSRLKGVEVPPERAPAMIDEYPILAVAAAFAEGVTAMRGLSELRVKESDRLAAVADGLAACGVAHEVVGDDLLVTGATTVKGGGPVATHMDHRIAMSFLVLGLASEQGVSVDDVAFIATSFPTFMPMMRGLGAVIS; translated from the coding sequence ATGTCCGCCACCCGCAGCGCCGCTCCCGCCTCCGGCCACGGCGACGGCCCGGCTCAGCCCGCGACCGCCCTTCGCTCCCCCGCGCTCACCGGCCGCGTGCGTGTCCCCGGTGACAAGTCCGTGTCCCACCGCGCGCTGATCTTCGGCCTGTTCGCGGAGGGTATCACCCGCATCACCGGCCTGCTGGAAGGCGAGGACGTGCTGAACACCGCCAAGGCCTGCGCCGCGCTCGGCGCGCGCGTCACCCGCCGCGGCCCCGGCGAGTGGGAGGTGGAGGGCGCCGGCGCCGACGGGCTGTCCAGCCCCGCCGCCCCGCTGGATTTCGGCAATTCCGGTACCGGCGTGCGCCTCATGATGGGCGCGGTGGCCGGGCAGGACGTGACCGCCACCTTCGACGGCGACGCCAGCCTCAGGCGGCGCCCGATGAAGCGCGTGCTGGACCCGCTCACCGCCATGGGGGTGGAGATCGTGGACAGCGCCGAGGGCGGGCGCCTGCCCCTCACCCTCAAGGGCAGCGACAGGACGAAGGCCATCACCTACGAAACCCCCATGCCGTCGGCGCAGGTGAAGTCCGCCGTGCTGCTGGCCGGGCTCGGCGCCGCCGGCGAGACCGTGGTGATCGAGCGCGAGGCCACCCGCGACCACACCGAGCGCATGCTCGCCCATTTCGGCGCCGACGTGCGGGTGGAACCCCACGGCGCCCACGGCCGCCGCATCGCCCTGAAGGGCCGGCCGACGCTCGTGGCCGCGCCGGTGGACGTGCCGGCCGACCCCTCCTCCGCCGCCTTCCCGCTGGTGGCGGCGCTGATCGTGCCCGGCTCCGACGTGACCTTGACCGACGTGATGATGAACCCGCTGCGCACCGGCCTCATCACCACGCTGCTGGAAATGGGCGCCAGCATCGAGGTGGTGGCCGAGCGCACCGAGGGCGGCGAGCGCGTCGCCGACCTGCGCGTGCGCCATTCCCGCCTGAAGGGCGTGGAGGTGCCGCCCGAGCGGGCGCCGGCCATGATCGACGAATATCCCATCCTCGCCGTGGCCGCCGCCTTTGCCGAGGGCGTCACCGCCATGCGCGGCCTCTCCGAGCTCAGGGTGAAGGAAAGCGATCGCCTGGCGGCGGTGGCAGACGGCCTTGCCGCCTGCGGCGTGGCCCATGAGGTGGTGGGGGACGACCTGCTCGTGACCGGCGCCACCACGGTCAAGGGCGGCGGTCCGGTCGCCACCCACATGGATCACCGCATCGCCATGTCGTTCCTGGTGCTGGGCCTTGCCAGCGAGCAGGGCGTGAGCGTGGACGACGTGGCCTTCATCGCCACCTCCTTCCCCACCTTCATGCCCATGATGCGCGGCCTCGGCGCCGTCATTTCGTGA
- a CDS encoding conserved hypothetical protein (KEGG: mes:Meso_3610 hypothetical protein) — translation MAKAELGTKRICPVTGRKFYDLNKDPVVSPFTGESYPRSYFEPAVRGSSRAEPRGAVEEVEAEDTEAEVISLEEADEEASAPAKVVVGDDVDVDDDIEAGDDDTFLEEDEDDGDDVSDLIGEGLEDDEEA, via the coding sequence GTGGCGAAAGCTGAACTCGGCACGAAGCGCATCTGTCCTGTTACGGGGCGCAAGTTCTACGACCTGAATAAGGACCCCGTCGTGTCGCCGTTCACGGGGGAGTCCTATCCGCGATCCTATTTCGAGCCCGCCGTCCGCGGCTCGAGCCGAGCCGAGCCGCGTGGTGCGGTCGAGGAGGTTGAAGCCGAGGACACCGAGGCCGAGGTCATCAGCCTCGAGGAAGCGGATGAGGAAGCCTCCGCTCCCGCCAAGGTGGTCGTGGGCGACGATGTGGACGTGGACGACGACATCGAGGCCGGTGACGACGACACCTTCCTCGAAGAAGATGAAGATGATGGGGACGACGTCTCCGATCTCATCGGTGAGGGCCTCGAGGACGACGAAGAGGCTTGA
- a CDS encoding response regulator receiver protein (PFAM: regulatory protein MarR; response regulator receiver~KEGG: swi:Swit_3504 response regulator receiver protein), whose protein sequence is MDGRTETAPRVLLVDDDPDVLIELQEGLGMLGIAALTAGTAVEALDLVRLNDDLQVIVTDLEMPRIDGIELLQKLSTRRRKHPMAAIVITGHASLDRAVGALRLHAVDFLQKPLAAEEVAHAITRAFALVEDEAGSGDEAAATGHIARPVSPRAQYLRVLVAARADRDSLFQAGLFSDPAWEMMLDLAVAEASQRPISVTSLCIASGAPTTTALRRIDDLEAAGLVTRVPDACDRRRIIVHLTDLGRERMEAFVRRQAERFGIRLD, encoded by the coding sequence ATGGACGGGCGGACCGAAACAGCCCCGCGTGTTCTGCTGGTGGACGATGATCCCGACGTGCTCATCGAGTTGCAGGAGGGCCTCGGCATGCTGGGCATCGCCGCCCTGACCGCCGGCACCGCGGTCGAGGCGCTCGACCTGGTCCGGCTCAATGACGACCTGCAGGTCATCGTCACCGACCTGGAAATGCCACGCATCGACGGCATCGAACTGCTGCAGAAGCTCTCGACACGGCGGCGCAAGCATCCCATGGCCGCCATCGTCATCACCGGCCACGCCTCCCTCGACCGTGCCGTCGGGGCGTTGCGGCTGCATGCGGTGGACTTTCTGCAGAAGCCGCTGGCCGCGGAGGAGGTTGCCCACGCCATCACCCGCGCCTTCGCGCTGGTGGAGGACGAGGCCGGCTCCGGAGACGAAGCGGCGGCGACGGGCCACATCGCCCGCCCCGTTTCCCCGCGCGCCCAATATCTCCGCGTATTGGTCGCCGCCCGCGCCGACCGCGACTCGCTCTTCCAGGCGGGCCTGTTTTCCGACCCCGCCTGGGAGATGATGCTTGATCTGGCGGTAGCGGAAGCGAGCCAGCGGCCCATCTCGGTCACCAGCCTGTGCATCGCCTCCGGCGCGCCCACCACCACCGCCCTGCGCCGCATCGACGACCTGGAGGCGGCGGGGCTCGTGACCCGCGTTCCCGACGCTTGCGACCGGCGGCGCATCATCGTCCACCTCACCGATCTGGGGCGCGAGCGCATGGAGGCCTTCGTGCGCCGGCAGGCCGAGCGCTTCGGCATAAGGCTGGATTGA
- a CDS encoding response regulator receiver protein (PFAM: response regulator receiver~KEGG: pen:PSEEN0653 DNA-binding response regulator, LuxR family) translates to MDQVLVIDDEPEYLDELVEALGFLGHATISVGRGAEAIDTLRRDPAIRVILTDMRMPDMDGITLIKAVQETFPGRKIDFLMMTGHAAPGDIAQALAAGVVRCFRKPLAFEDLCAALVELDGGKDEGA, encoded by the coding sequence ATGGACCAGGTTCTTGTCATCGATGACGAGCCCGAATACCTCGACGAACTGGTCGAGGCACTGGGTTTTCTCGGCCACGCCACCATTTCGGTGGGGCGGGGCGCCGAGGCCATCGATACGCTCCGCCGCGACCCCGCCATCCGCGTCATCCTCACCGACATGCGCATGCCCGACATGGATGGCATCACGCTGATCAAGGCTGTTCAAGAGACCTTTCCCGGGCGCAAGATCGATTTCCTGATGATGACCGGCCACGCTGCCCCCGGCGATATCGCACAGGCGCTCGCGGCCGGCGTGGTGCGATGCTTTCGCAAGCCGCTGGCCTTCGAGGACCTGTGTGCGGCGCTGGTGGAACTGGATGGCGGCAAGGATGAAGGGGCCTGA
- a CDS encoding integral membrane sensor signal transduction histidine kinase (PFAM: ATP-binding region ATPase domain protein; histidine kinase A domain protein~KEGG: pfo:Pfl_0637 PAS/PAC sensor signal transduction histidine kinase), with translation MAARMKGPEALGDGLRGLVNPVTLMLVGLVVLVGVIPFVAALALYQMHDRAERDEAVADARRTATLLLRSFEQSIAPVDLLLLNIASTYDASASPVQVHTMLRSINLPPAVLQVTITDKAGMLIASSLPTDGMEQKDLSGREYMRAYLGREAVHAGLSIGKPVLGLLSKKWGIPLARPLVDAEGRFAGVAVASYAISDFIDFYKQLRTEDDMLIALVGRDGIVRARAARATSFGEDVSASRAFRQTIANGAVVYDEVSVFDGVARVGYAVASTKYPILVTVAHSLAAVEQRSKEFRAAIWSTAIGLSVALFIVALLAGRYLKLQKKLKANEVQALARQREANVLEAISRVPGVAVMHVTEAGASEVGTAADPTLSPLVRRYLASGRFRNLVRGLKEPQLRDEHLSDGTSELEVEMVVAPLQDIDRAASPGQGGDMVVFAVDRTQRRMEENKLYQMSKLASLGEVATGLAHEINQPLGVIRLAASNALTGLKVGLPPDHLAGKLDRIIQQTVRMSRIIDHMRIFGRKSEEQLQPSQPTQAVEGALQVVGAHFRLDEIEVNTMSEPHLPDVLCRQDQLEQVIINLLQNARDAINERRAALGEHFAGRIAVRVAGEARIGAPEQVLIEVADNGGGIPEEVVERIFQPFFTTKPPGKGTGLGLSVSFGIIRDHGGSLSVRNGSEGAIFSIRLPARLAAPALIGASAEIVQG, from the coding sequence ATGGCGGCAAGGATGAAGGGGCCTGAGGCACTGGGCGACGGCTTGCGGGGGCTGGTCAATCCGGTCACGCTGATGCTGGTCGGCCTCGTGGTCCTGGTCGGCGTCATCCCGTTCGTCGCGGCGCTGGCGCTGTACCAGATGCATGACCGGGCCGAACGGGACGAGGCGGTGGCCGACGCCCGGCGCACCGCGACACTGCTGCTGCGCAGCTTCGAGCAATCCATCGCGCCGGTCGACCTTCTGCTCCTGAATATCGCCAGCACGTATGACGCATCCGCCTCGCCGGTGCAGGTTCATACCATGCTGCGCAGCATCAACCTGCCTCCGGCCGTGCTCCAGGTGACCATCACCGACAAGGCGGGGATGTTGATCGCCAGCAGCCTGCCCACCGACGGCATGGAGCAGAAGGACCTGTCGGGCCGCGAGTACATGCGCGCCTACCTCGGCAGGGAAGCTGTCCATGCGGGGCTCTCCATCGGCAAGCCGGTGCTGGGCCTGCTGTCGAAGAAGTGGGGGATCCCGCTCGCTCGGCCGCTCGTCGACGCGGAAGGCCGGTTTGCCGGCGTGGCGGTTGCGTCGTACGCGATCAGCGACTTCATCGACTTCTACAAGCAACTGCGAACCGAGGACGACATGCTGATCGCCCTCGTCGGCCGCGATGGCATCGTTCGCGCCCGCGCGGCCCGCGCCACCAGCTTCGGCGAAGACGTTTCCGCAAGCCGGGCCTTCCGGCAAACCATCGCGAACGGGGCGGTCGTCTATGACGAAGTGAGTGTCTTCGACGGCGTAGCGCGGGTGGGATACGCCGTTGCCTCGACGAAATACCCTATCCTGGTGACGGTGGCTCACTCGCTGGCCGCCGTGGAGCAGCGGTCGAAGGAGTTCCGCGCCGCCATCTGGAGCACGGCGATCGGGCTGTCCGTGGCGCTGTTCATCGTCGCGCTTCTGGCCGGGCGCTACCTGAAACTGCAGAAAAAGCTGAAGGCCAATGAGGTGCAGGCCCTGGCGCGCCAGCGCGAGGCCAACGTGCTCGAAGCCATCAGCCGGGTGCCCGGCGTCGCCGTCATGCACGTCACCGAAGCCGGCGCCAGCGAGGTGGGCACCGCCGCCGATCCGACCCTGTCACCCTTGGTGCGCCGCTATCTCGCCAGCGGCCGGTTTCGCAACCTGGTCCGCGGCCTGAAGGAGCCGCAGCTGCGCGACGAGCATCTGTCCGACGGCACCAGCGAGCTGGAAGTGGAGATGGTGGTGGCGCCGCTCCAGGACATCGATCGCGCCGCATCGCCCGGGCAGGGGGGCGACATGGTGGTGTTCGCCGTGGACCGCACCCAGCGGCGGATGGAGGAGAACAAGCTCTACCAGATGTCGAAGCTTGCCTCCCTCGGCGAGGTGGCGACGGGGCTTGCCCACGAGATCAACCAGCCCCTCGGCGTCATCCGGCTGGCCGCGTCCAACGCCCTGACCGGCCTGAAGGTGGGGCTGCCGCCCGATCATCTCGCCGGCAAGCTCGACCGCATCATCCAGCAGACGGTGCGCATGAGCCGCATCATCGACCACATGCGCATCTTCGGCCGCAAGAGCGAGGAGCAGCTTCAGCCGTCGCAGCCCACCCAGGCGGTGGAGGGCGCGCTGCAGGTGGTGGGTGCCCATTTCCGGCTCGACGAGATCGAGGTGAACACCATGTCCGAGCCCCACCTGCCGGACGTGCTCTGCCGCCAGGACCAGCTGGAGCAGGTGATCATCAACCTGCTGCAGAATGCCCGCGACGCCATCAACGAGCGCCGCGCCGCATTGGGCGAGCACTTCGCCGGCCGCATCGCGGTGCGCGTCGCCGGCGAGGCGAGGATCGGCGCGCCGGAGCAGGTGCTGATCGAGGTCGCCGACAATGGTGGCGGCATTCCGGAAGAGGTGGTGGAGCGCATCTTCCAGCCGTTCTTCACCACCAAGCCGCCGGGCAAGGGCACCGGCCTTGGCCTGTCGGTGAGCTTCGGCATCATCCGCGACCACGGCGGCAGCCTCTCGGTCCGCAACGGGTCCGAGGGCGCCATTTTCAGCATCCGCCTTCCGGCCCGGCTGGCCGCGCCGGCCCTGATCGGCGCCAGCGCCGAGATCGTGCAAGGCTGA
- a CDS encoding biotin synthase (KEGG: bbt:BBta_2776 biotin synthetase (biotin synthase)~TIGRFAM: biotin synthase~PFAM: Radical SAM domain protein; biotin and thiamin synthesis associated~SMART: Elongator protein 3/MiaB/NifB) has protein sequence MTTSTGTTTGTGTARAAEGSLLRSDWTEAEARALYDLPFPELMFRAQSVHRRHFDPTTVETATLLSIKTGGCAEDCGYCSQSAHHETGLKATKLMGVEEVLSQAQKAKDGGATRFCMGAAWRSPKDRDLDAVCAMISGVKAMGLEACVTLGMLTPDQVTRLGAAGLDYYNHNIDTSPAFYPEIVTTRTMDDRLDTLASVRAGGIRLCTGGIVGMGESVDDRIAMLLVLATLDPHPESVPINMWNEIEGTPVMGKADKPDPIAFVRLIALARLLMPQSIVRLSAGRDAMSDEMQALCFLAGANSIFTGDVLLTTANPERDKDAALFARLGIRAAAPAATEMRSAAE, from the coding sequence ATGACCACGAGCACCGGCACGACCACCGGGACCGGAACCGCCCGCGCGGCGGAGGGGAGCCTGCTGCGCTCCGACTGGACCGAGGCCGAGGCCCGTGCGCTCTACGACCTGCCCTTCCCCGAGCTGATGTTCCGCGCCCAGAGCGTGCACCGCCGCCACTTCGATCCCACCACGGTGGAGACGGCGACGCTGCTCTCCATCAAGACCGGCGGCTGCGCCGAGGATTGCGGCTACTGCTCCCAGAGCGCCCACCACGAGACCGGCCTGAAGGCCACCAAGCTCATGGGCGTGGAAGAGGTGCTGTCGCAGGCCCAGAAGGCCAAGGACGGCGGCGCCACCCGCTTCTGCATGGGCGCCGCCTGGCGCAGCCCCAAGGATCGCGACCTCGACGCCGTCTGCGCCATGATCTCGGGCGTGAAGGCCATGGGCCTTGAAGCCTGCGTGACCCTGGGCATGCTCACCCCGGATCAGGTGACCCGCCTCGGCGCCGCCGGCCTCGACTATTACAACCACAACATCGACACCTCGCCCGCCTTCTACCCCGAGATCGTCACCACCCGGACCATGGACGACCGCCTCGACACCCTCGCCTCGGTGCGGGCGGGCGGCATCCGGCTGTGCACCGGCGGCATCGTCGGCATGGGCGAGAGCGTGGACGACCGCATCGCCATGCTGCTGGTGCTCGCCACCCTCGATCCCCATCCCGAGAGCGTGCCGATCAACATGTGGAATGAGATCGAGGGCACCCCGGTGATGGGCAAGGCCGACAAGCCGGACCCCATCGCCTTCGTGCGCCTGATCGCGCTGGCGCGCCTTCTGATGCCGCAGAGCATCGTGCGCCTCTCCGCCGGCCGGGACGCCATGAGCGACGAGATGCAGGCCCTGTGCTTCCTTGCCGGGGCCAATTCCATCTTCACCGGCGACGTGCTGCTCACCACCGCCAACCCGGAGCGGGACAAGGACGCGGCGCTGTTCGCCCGCCTCGGTATCCGCGCCGCCGCCCCCGCCGCCACGGAGATGCGCTCCGCCGCGGAGTGA